From Chelatococcus sp. YT9, a single genomic window includes:
- a CDS encoding serine hydrolase codes for MPPRQAGPYVARPRDVVLSELLDKAGELEALETLIVAQRGEILAERGYRGHSPARPTNIKSASKSVMSALVGIAIDRRVLDGPDQPIAPLLKRDLPDNPDPRLERVTVGHLLSMQAGLGRTSGPNYGRWVASRNWVRYALEQDFDDEPGGAMLYSTGSTHLLSAILTRVTGRSTLALAQDWMKPVEGFAIASWARDPQGIYLGGNQMAMTPRALLAFGELYRNRGRNRAGETVISESWVDESWKPRTASRFTGDAYGYGWFLRQMAGQDVRYAWGYGGQMLYVAPALDLTVVMTSDEGNPSARTGYRDQLNGLMRSIIMAVADGAVGRDG; via the coding sequence ATGCCGCCCCGTCAGGCGGGCCCCTACGTCGCACGACCCCGCGATGTCGTGCTGAGCGAGCTGTTGGACAAAGCCGGTGAACTCGAAGCGCTGGAAACGCTGATCGTCGCTCAGCGGGGCGAAATCTTGGCCGAGCGCGGCTACCGCGGCCATTCTCCGGCACGCCCCACCAATATCAAATCTGCCTCCAAATCGGTGATGTCCGCTCTCGTCGGCATCGCCATCGACAGGCGCGTCCTTGACGGACCGGACCAGCCAATCGCTCCGCTGCTCAAGCGGGATCTGCCGGATAATCCTGACCCGCGCCTGGAGCGGGTGACCGTCGGCCATTTGTTGTCGATGCAAGCCGGTCTTGGCCGCACCTCCGGCCCCAACTATGGGCGCTGGGTCGCGAGCCGGAACTGGGTGCGCTATGCACTGGAGCAGGATTTCGATGACGAACCCGGCGGCGCCATGCTGTACTCCACCGGCTCGACGCATCTCCTATCAGCCATCCTCACGCGGGTGACGGGGCGCTCCACGCTTGCGCTCGCGCAGGACTGGATGAAGCCCGTGGAGGGGTTCGCCATTGCCTCCTGGGCGCGTGACCCGCAGGGCATCTATCTCGGCGGCAACCAGATGGCGATGACGCCGCGCGCATTGCTGGCCTTTGGCGAGCTCTACCGCAATCGCGGGCGCAATCGCGCCGGTGAGACCGTGATCTCCGAAAGCTGGGTCGACGAGTCCTGGAAGCCGCGAACGGCATCACGCTTCACGGGCGACGCCTATGGCTATGGCTGGTTCCTGCGCCAGATGGCGGGGCAGGATGTTCGCTATGCCTGGGGGTATGGGGGACAGATGCTCTATGTCGCGCCGGCGCTCGACCTCACCGTGGTGATGACCTCGGATGAGGGCAACCCTTCCGCCCGCACGGGCTATCGGGATCAGCTCAATGGCCTGATGCGGTCCATCATCATGGCTGTGGCCGATGGCGCAGTCGGCCGGGATGGCTGA